A single window of Crassostrea angulata isolate pt1a10 chromosome 8, ASM2561291v2, whole genome shotgun sequence DNA harbors:
- the LOC128160690 gene encoding deoxyuridine 5'-triphosphate nucleotidohydrolase-like isoform X2, translated as MSYTMAAGPNQPPILNFARLTENAFTPTRGTERSAGFDLYSDYTIPARGKNVVNTDIQIAVPSGCYGRIAPRSGLAVNHFIDIGAGVIDPDYRGNVGVVMFNFGADDFKVKKGDRIAQLICEKIHFPKLQELETLDETRRGDSGFGSTGTN; from the exons ATGAGCTATACTATGGCAGCTGGACCAAATCAACCGCCTATACTGAATTTTGCTAGACTTACAGAAAATGCATTCACTCCTACTCGGGGAACAGAGAGGTCTGCAGGATTTGACTTATATAG TGATTACACAATTCCTGCAAGAGGAAAAAACGTTGTCAACACAGACATTCAAATAGCAGTACCAAGTGGTTGTTATGGGAGAATAG CACCAAGGTCTGGTCTTGCAGTTAATCATTTCATTGACATTGGAG CTGGCGTCATAGACCCAGACTACAGAGGAAACGTAGGCGTGGTCATGTTCAACTTTGGTGCAGATGATTTCAAAG TGAAGAAAGGTGACAGAATTGCCCAACTGATTTGTGAGAAAATCCACTTCCCAAAATTACAAGAACTTGAA ACTTTGGATGAAACTCGTCGGGGAGACAGTGGGTTCGGGTCAACGGGCACAAATTGA
- the LOC128160690 gene encoding deoxyuridine 5'-triphosphate nucleotidohydrolase-like isoform X1 gives MSYTMAAGPNQPPILNFARLTENAFTPTRGTERSAGFDLYSAGDYTIPARGKNVVNTDIQIAVPSGCYGRIAPRSGLAVNHFIDIGAGVIDPDYRGNVGVVMFNFGADDFKVKKGDRIAQLICEKIHFPKLQELETLDETRRGDSGFGSTGTN, from the exons ATGAGCTATACTATGGCAGCTGGACCAAATCAACCGCCTATACTGAATTTTGCTAGACTTACAGAAAATGCATTCACTCCTACTCGGGGAACAGAGAGGTCTGCAGGATTTGACTTATATAG TGCAGGTGATTACACAATTCCTGCAAGAGGAAAAAACGTTGTCAACACAGACATTCAAATAGCAGTACCAAGTGGTTGTTATGGGAGAATAG CACCAAGGTCTGGTCTTGCAGTTAATCATTTCATTGACATTGGAG CTGGCGTCATAGACCCAGACTACAGAGGAAACGTAGGCGTGGTCATGTTCAACTTTGGTGCAGATGATTTCAAAG TGAAGAAAGGTGACAGAATTGCCCAACTGATTTGTGAGAAAATCCACTTCCCAAAATTACAAGAACTTGAA ACTTTGGATGAAACTCGTCGGGGAGACAGTGGGTTCGGGTCAACGGGCACAAATTGA